In Opitutus sp. ER46, one DNA window encodes the following:
- a CDS encoding NAD-dependent malic enzyme, producing the protein MTPPANPPGLSALGDVPCLSGTALLTNPLLNKGTAFTERERDALGLRGLLPPRVFTLEEQVERSLNAVRRKPDPLEKYIYLVNLQNRNETLFYRLVMDHIEEFVPIIYTPTVGQACLEYGAIFRRPRGLFISLRERGRIAEILRHWSTPNVRLIVVTDGERILGLGDLGATGMGIPVGKLSLYTACAGVHPGYCLPVTIDVGTDNPALHTGTAYIGLREKRLRGPEYDAFIEEFIAAVKTVFPRALLQWEDFGNTNAFRLLRRYQSQLPSFNDDIQGTAATALAGLLAALRLTRGKLQDQRVLFLGAGEAGTGIADLFVAAARSEGLSESEARRRCWFVDSKGLVMKNRGDRLAEHKEPYAHDHPFIPTLTEAVKALKPTALIGVSGTPATFTREVIEMMASFNERPVIFALSNPTSKAECTAEAAYTWSEGRAIFASGSPFPPVEFKGRRHVPGQGNNIYIFPGVGLGALACEAREVTDAMFLAAARTLASMVEEQDLAIGRVYPALTRIRDVSARIAAAVARMAHDEGLATLPRPADIEADIRSRMFDPVYREYV; encoded by the coding sequence ATGACCCCCCCGGCTAATCCCCCCGGATTGTCTGCCCTTGGCGACGTCCCCTGCCTGTCCGGCACTGCGCTGCTGACGAATCCCCTGCTCAACAAAGGCACCGCCTTCACCGAGCGTGAACGGGACGCCCTCGGTCTCCGCGGCCTGCTGCCGCCGCGGGTGTTCACCCTCGAGGAACAGGTGGAACGCTCGCTCAACGCGGTCCGACGCAAACCCGACCCGCTCGAGAAGTACATTTACCTGGTCAATCTTCAGAACCGGAATGAGACGCTCTTCTACCGGCTGGTGATGGACCATATCGAGGAGTTCGTGCCCATCATCTATACGCCGACCGTGGGCCAGGCCTGCCTCGAGTACGGCGCGATCTTCCGGCGCCCGCGCGGCCTGTTCATCAGCCTGCGCGAACGCGGCCGCATTGCGGAGATCCTGCGCCATTGGTCGACGCCGAACGTGCGCCTGATCGTCGTGACCGACGGTGAGCGTATCCTCGGCCTCGGGGATCTTGGCGCCACCGGCATGGGCATCCCCGTCGGCAAGCTTTCCCTCTACACCGCCTGCGCCGGCGTGCATCCGGGCTATTGCCTGCCGGTCACGATCGACGTTGGCACCGACAACCCGGCGCTGCACACCGGCACGGCCTATATCGGCCTGCGGGAAAAGCGGCTGCGCGGTCCCGAGTACGACGCGTTCATCGAGGAGTTCATCGCCGCCGTGAAGACGGTGTTCCCGCGGGCGCTTCTCCAGTGGGAGGATTTTGGCAATACCAACGCGTTCCGGCTCCTCCGCCGGTACCAGAGCCAGCTGCCGAGCTTCAACGACGATATCCAAGGCACCGCCGCCACCGCGCTCGCCGGCTTGCTCGCAGCCCTGCGGCTCACCCGCGGCAAGCTCCAGGACCAGCGCGTGCTGTTCCTCGGCGCCGGCGAGGCCGGCACCGGCATCGCCGACCTGTTCGTCGCCGCCGCCCGCTCCGAAGGCTTGAGCGAGAGCGAGGCGCGTCGCCGCTGCTGGTTCGTCGATTCCAAGGGCCTCGTCATGAAGAACCGCGGCGACCGGCTCGCGGAGCACAAGGAACCGTATGCGCACGACCACCCGTTCATTCCGACGCTGACTGAGGCCGTGAAGGCGCTCAAACCGACGGCGCTGATCGGCGTGTCCGGCACGCCCGCAACCTTCACCCGCGAGGTGATCGAGATGATGGCCTCGTTCAACGAGCGGCCGGTCATCTTTGCGCTTTCGAATCCGACCTCCAAGGCCGAGTGCACTGCGGAGGCGGCCTACACGTGGTCCGAGGGCCGCGCGATTTTCGCGAGCGGTAGCCCGTTCCCTCCCGTCGAGTTCAAGGGCCGGCGTCATGTGCCGGGCCAGGGCAACAACATCTATATCTTCCCGGGCGTGGGCCTGGGGGCGCTCGCCTGCGAGGCGCGCGAGGTCACCGATGCCATGTTCCTGGCTGCGGCGCGCACGCTCGCGTCAATGGTGGAGGAACAGGATCTGGCGATCGGCCGCGTGTACCCGGCGCTCACCCGCATTCGCGACGTCTCCGCCCGAATTGCCGCAGCCGTGGCGCGCATGGCGCACGATGAGGGCCTCGCCACGTTGCCGCGTCCGGCGGACATCGAAGCTGATATCCGCAGCCGGATGTTCGATCCCGTGTACCGCGAGTACGTCTGA
- a CDS encoding HDOD domain-containing protein, with protein sequence MANILLLDDSEVAGRAMRGILGKAGHRCAVATNPDDAWRILREGVLVDLVFVELLVVGNLGMGFILRLRDDPYFKNLPVVVYTAETDTKQVRKALDAKVQNYLIKPYREQVIFAEVAKAAVNPWRSLLFEEPRSFCAQLGFGLDTLTKMRRQVMLAYDEAVNIYPGWARSRDNAEVYSRLDTLANDAESAGIWAGVDYVRSLREQAELGNWDAFKECAPMLDFASRLIFCQINPDYIPDVLKPAEEIEETRQAAERPRWMNVDVDVSGPVLTAGLIEKEVAGLNGCPVIDTAAATFAMAADGRVTSMTRCMELGHDDPGICAQLLIAANRLDRDDGATIDDAKAAVTLLGEIRLNALAKSTLMINEKYLRVPPLSWPDYWMFLVGVARVSQYICQYLEFDYLRSVAYTAGLLHDIGKLLLLRLHPWGFAATVRYAQQRKVPLRDAERKYLGCTTRDLAVQFATNQKLPPTLVEVIRSVETPLAATQYAELVAIVALARHICLHNRMGHCGDTPGDSCPPIVSTEAWQVLEQRLFPSFDLRKFEAQAHACCREMRMELLGQQQRHGVRPRPEAAGELAGAS encoded by the coding sequence ATGGCCAACATCCTCCTCCTCGATGATAGCGAAGTGGCGGGCCGAGCCATGCGTGGGATACTGGGCAAGGCGGGCCACCGATGCGCCGTTGCCACCAACCCCGATGATGCCTGGCGGATCCTGCGCGAGGGGGTTCTGGTCGACTTGGTATTCGTCGAGTTGCTGGTGGTGGGCAATCTCGGCATGGGCTTCATCCTGCGGCTCCGCGACGATCCTTATTTCAAGAACCTGCCCGTGGTCGTCTATACCGCGGAAACCGATACCAAGCAGGTGCGCAAAGCGTTGGACGCCAAGGTTCAAAACTACCTGATCAAGCCCTATCGCGAGCAGGTGATCTTTGCCGAAGTGGCCAAGGCGGCGGTCAATCCCTGGCGCAGCCTCCTTTTCGAGGAGCCGCGTTCGTTTTGCGCCCAACTCGGCTTTGGCCTGGATACGCTGACGAAGATGCGCCGGCAGGTCATGTTGGCGTACGACGAGGCGGTAAATATCTACCCGGGGTGGGCACGCTCCCGGGACAACGCGGAGGTGTATTCCCGCCTCGACACCTTGGCGAACGACGCCGAGTCGGCCGGCATTTGGGCCGGCGTCGACTACGTGCGCAGCCTGCGGGAACAGGCGGAACTCGGAAATTGGGACGCCTTCAAGGAATGCGCGCCCATGCTTGATTTCGCCAGCCGGCTTATCTTCTGCCAGATCAACCCCGATTATATTCCCGACGTGCTCAAGCCCGCCGAGGAGATCGAGGAAACACGCCAGGCGGCGGAACGGCCCAGATGGATGAACGTTGATGTCGACGTCAGCGGCCCCGTCCTTACCGCCGGCCTCATCGAGAAGGAAGTTGCCGGGCTGAATGGCTGTCCGGTGATCGATACCGCGGCGGCCACGTTCGCCATGGCCGCGGACGGTCGGGTGACGAGCATGACGCGGTGCATGGAGCTCGGGCACGACGATCCGGGAATCTGCGCCCAACTGTTGATTGCCGCCAACCGACTCGATCGTGACGACGGCGCGACGATCGACGACGCGAAGGCGGCGGTGACGCTGCTGGGCGAGATCCGGCTGAACGCGTTGGCGAAGTCCACGCTCATGATCAACGAGAAGTACCTCCGGGTTCCGCCGCTCAGCTGGCCGGATTACTGGATGTTCCTCGTCGGCGTCGCCCGGGTCTCGCAGTACATCTGTCAGTACCTGGAGTTTGATTACCTTCGCTCGGTCGCGTACACCGCGGGCCTGCTGCACGACATCGGCAAGCTGCTCCTGCTGCGGCTTCATCCCTGGGGGTTTGCGGCGACGGTCCGCTATGCGCAGCAGCGCAAGGTGCCCCTCCGGGATGCGGAGCGAAAGTACCTTGGCTGCACAACGCGCGACCTCGCCGTCCAGTTCGCGACGAACCAGAAGCTGCCGCCCACTCTCGTTGAGGTGATCCGTTCCGTGGAGACCCCGCTGGCCGCGACGCAGTACGCTGAACTCGTGGCGATCGTGGCCCTGGCGCGACATATCTGCCTGCACAACCGGATGGGGCACTGCGGCGACACGCCGGGCGACTCCTGTCCCCCAATCGTGTCTACGGAGGCCTGGCAGGTGCTGGAGCAGCGCCTTTTCCCGAGTTTCGACCTGCGAAAATTCGAAGCCCAAGCGCACGCGTGCTGTCGCGAGATGCGCATGGAACTGCTCGGGCAGCAGCAGCGGCATGGCGTCCGCCCGCGTCCCGAGGCGGCCGGCGAACTGGCGGGAGCATCGTAA
- the ppdK gene encoding pyruvate, phosphate dikinase, with the protein MAAKSKAKKSIRTVKPAAKAKPAASSGKKTVKSTASKAQKYVYLFGKKTDGNGSMKPLLGGKGANLAEMCRIGLPVPPGFTITTEVCTYYYANKRTYPQALRGQMEAGIASIEKQTGMKFGDLENPLLVSVRSGARDSMPGMMDTILNLGLNDQTVEALGKKTNNPRFAWDCYRRFVQMYGDVVLGVQKRAGEDHEPFETVIGELKDERYGNHEIEDTKLTVDDLKELVVRFKKLVLERAGKDFPASPWDQLEGAAGAVFGSWMNDRAIVYRRKYGIPTEWGTAVNVQAMVYGNTGENSGSGVAFTRNPANGVKEFYGEFLINAQGEDVVAGVRTPEPVAQLQNHLPDAYRELERIRGTLEKHFKDVQDFEFTIQENKVYMLQTRNGKRTAMAALKFSVDMVKEKLIDWQTAVLRNPADQLDQLLAPVFDAGEVKKAAVIATGLPAGPGAASGKIYLNAERAVEAADKGEKVLLVRLETSPEDLRGMIAAEGILTARGGVSSHAALVARQMGKVCVCGAAAIEVDYTARIVRVAGQTFKEGDWLSIDGTAGKVYAGQLKAAPSEIIGGLIDNDPAARETEKFKSFQLLMNWCAKATRLQVRTNADSPAQARNAVAFGATGIGLCRTEHMFFEGDRIDAMREMILAETLADRKAALAKLLPYQRDDFAGIFRELKGLPATIRFLDPPLHEFLPHTADQQADLAKKMGIPAEKIAARVHQLHEFNPMLGFRGCRLGIGYPEISEMQARAVFEAAALVQKEGIKVKPEIMIPLVGFKKELDLQIDLVNRVAQEVQTEKKVKLTYLVGTMIEVPRGALTADEIAQTAQFFSFGTNDLTQTTLGMSRDDSGSFLPRYQEAEIVKKNPFATIDQSGVGQLIQIAAAKGRQTRPEIKLGICGEHGGDPESVKFCHKVGLTYVSCSPFRVPVARLSAAQAAIVEAQAAKK; encoded by the coding sequence ATGGCCGCTAAATCCAAAGCGAAGAAATCGATCCGCACGGTCAAACCTGCCGCCAAGGCGAAGCCCGCTGCTTCGTCCGGCAAGAAGACCGTCAAGTCCACCGCCAGCAAGGCGCAGAAATACGTCTACCTCTTCGGCAAGAAGACAGATGGCAATGGCTCGATGAAGCCGCTGCTCGGCGGCAAGGGCGCGAACCTCGCCGAGATGTGCCGCATCGGTCTCCCGGTGCCCCCCGGCTTCACCATCACCACCGAGGTCTGCACCTACTACTACGCCAACAAGCGCACTTATCCGCAGGCGCTCCGCGGCCAGATGGAGGCGGGTATCGCCTCGATCGAGAAGCAGACCGGGATGAAGTTCGGCGATCTCGAGAATCCGCTGCTTGTGTCCGTCCGCTCCGGCGCCCGCGACTCGATGCCGGGCATGATGGACACCATCCTCAATCTCGGCCTGAACGACCAGACCGTCGAGGCGCTCGGCAAGAAGACCAATAACCCGCGTTTCGCGTGGGACTGCTACCGCCGCTTCGTCCAGATGTACGGCGACGTGGTGCTCGGCGTGCAGAAGCGCGCCGGCGAGGACCATGAGCCGTTCGAGACCGTGATCGGCGAACTCAAGGACGAGCGCTACGGCAACCACGAGATCGAGGACACCAAGCTTACCGTCGACGACCTCAAGGAACTGGTCGTCCGTTTCAAGAAGCTGGTGCTCGAGCGCGCCGGCAAGGACTTCCCCGCCTCCCCGTGGGACCAGCTGGAAGGCGCCGCCGGTGCGGTCTTCGGCTCGTGGATGAACGACCGCGCGATCGTCTATCGCCGCAAGTACGGCATCCCGACCGAATGGGGCACCGCCGTGAACGTTCAGGCCATGGTATACGGCAACACCGGCGAAAACTCCGGTTCCGGTGTCGCCTTCACCCGCAACCCGGCCAACGGCGTGAAGGAATTCTACGGTGAATTTCTCATCAATGCCCAGGGTGAGGACGTCGTCGCTGGCGTCCGCACGCCCGAGCCCGTCGCACAGCTGCAGAACCATCTGCCCGACGCCTATCGCGAGCTCGAGCGCATCCGCGGTACCCTCGAGAAGCACTTCAAGGACGTGCAGGACTTCGAGTTCACCATCCAGGAGAACAAGGTCTACATGCTCCAGACGCGTAACGGTAAGCGCACCGCCATGGCCGCGCTGAAGTTCTCCGTCGATATGGTAAAGGAGAAGCTCATCGACTGGCAGACCGCCGTGCTGCGCAACCCCGCCGACCAGCTTGACCAGCTGCTCGCTCCGGTGTTCGACGCGGGCGAGGTCAAGAAGGCCGCCGTCATCGCAACCGGTCTTCCCGCCGGCCCGGGCGCTGCGTCCGGCAAGATCTACCTGAATGCCGAGCGCGCCGTCGAGGCCGCCGACAAGGGCGAGAAGGTCCTCCTGGTCCGCCTCGAGACTTCTCCTGAGGATCTCCGCGGCATGATCGCCGCCGAGGGCATCCTCACCGCCCGTGGTGGCGTCTCCTCGCACGCCGCCCTCGTCGCCCGCCAGATGGGCAAGGTCTGCGTCTGCGGCGCCGCCGCCATCGAAGTGGACTACACCGCCCGGATCGTGCGTGTCGCCGGCCAGACCTTCAAGGAAGGTGATTGGCTGTCGATCGACGGCACCGCCGGCAAGGTCTACGCCGGCCAGCTCAAGGCCGCTCCGTCCGAAATCATCGGCGGCCTCATCGACAACGATCCCGCCGCGCGCGAGACCGAGAAGTTCAAGAGCTTCCAGCTCCTCATGAACTGGTGCGCCAAGGCCACCCGCCTCCAGGTCCGCACCAATGCCGACTCCCCGGCGCAGGCCCGCAATGCCGTCGCCTTCGGCGCCACCGGCATCGGCCTCTGCCGCACCGAGCACATGTTCTTCGAGGGCGATCGCATCGACGCCATGCGCGAGATGATCCTCGCGGAGACCCTGGCCGACCGCAAAGCGGCCCTCGCCAAGCTCCTCCCCTACCAGCGCGATGACTTCGCGGGCATCTTCCGCGAGCTCAAGGGGCTCCCCGCCACCATCCGCTTCCTCGATCCGCCGCTGCACGAGTTCCTGCCGCACACCGCGGACCAGCAGGCTGACCTCGCCAAGAAGATGGGCATCCCCGCCGAGAAGATCGCGGCGCGCGTCCATCAGCTCCACGAGTTCAACCCGATGCTCGGCTTCCGCGGCTGCCGCCTCGGCATCGGCTATCCCGAGATCTCCGAGATGCAGGCCCGCGCCGTCTTCGAGGCGGCCGCGCTCGTGCAGAAGGAGGGCATCAAGGTGAAGCCCGAGATCATGATCCCGCTCGTCGGGTTCAAGAAGGAGCTCGACCTCCAGATTGATCTCGTCAACCGCGTGGCCCAGGAGGTCCAGACCGAGAAGAAGGTGAAACTCACCTATCTTGTCGGCACCATGATCGAGGTCCCGCGTGGCGCCCTCACCGCTGACGAGATTGCGCAGACCGCGCAGTTCTTCAGCTTCGGCACGAACGACCTGACCCAGACGACGCTCGGCATGAGCCGCGACGACTCGGGCTCCTTCCTGCCGCGCTACCAGGAGGCCGAAATCGTGAAGAAGAACCCCTTCGCCACGATCGACCAGTCCGGGGTTGGCCAGCTGATCCAGATCGCCGCCGCCAAGGGCCGCCAGACCCGGCCCGAGATCAAGCTCGGCATCTGCGGTGAGCACGGTGGTGATCCGGAGTCGGTGAAGTTCTGCCACAAGGTGGGGCTCACCTACGTCTCCTGCTCGCCGTTCCGCGTCCCGGTCGCGCGGCTCTCCGCCGCCCAGGCCGCGATCGTCGAGGCCCAGGCCGCCAAGAAGTAA
- a CDS encoding LytTR family DNA-binding domain-containing protein: protein MNLRALIIDDDAAARTHLRTLLSDDPGVDVVAETDASFAPGSLLAELSPQLVFLGPRRSPTGDFSLSPFDGLTPAPAIVVVSPHAELAARAFEHDVAGFLLKPCRPERLRQMLARVRRHLACRAVPAATAPRAAPLHRFVVRNEQQLDIVPAAHVDWLGAAGNYVVLHAGHDTHVLRESLCAVEARLDAAQFVRISRSTVVNIDRIRSVTTPASGAVSVVLRDGTQLPLTRGTRELQALLERG, encoded by the coding sequence GTGAATCTCCGCGCTCTGATCATCGACGACGACGCGGCCGCCCGCACCCACTTACGCACGCTCCTCTCCGACGATCCCGGAGTCGACGTGGTCGCGGAAACCGATGCGTCCTTCGCCCCGGGTTCCTTGCTGGCCGAACTGAGTCCGCAACTCGTATTCCTCGGCCCCCGCCGGAGTCCCACCGGCGACTTCTCCCTTTCCCCGTTTGACGGTCTCACCCCCGCGCCCGCGATCGTGGTGGTCTCACCTCACGCCGAACTTGCCGCGCGGGCGTTTGAGCACGACGTCGCCGGCTTCCTGCTGAAGCCGTGCCGTCCTGAACGCCTGCGCCAGATGCTCGCCCGCGTCCGCCGGCATCTGGCTTGCCGCGCAGTGCCTGCCGCCACCGCGCCCCGCGCCGCGCCCCTGCACCGCTTCGTCGTCCGCAACGAACAGCAACTCGACATTGTCCCCGCCGCGCACGTCGACTGGCTCGGGGCCGCCGGCAACTACGTCGTCCTCCACGCCGGCCACGACACTCATGTGCTCCGGGAGTCCCTCTGCGCGGTCGAGGCGCGGCTCGATGCCGCGCAGTTTGTCCGCATCAGCCGTTCCACCGTCGTCAACATCGACCGGATACGCTCGGTCACGACGCCGGCTTCCGGCGCCGTGTCCGTGGTGCTGCGCGATGGCACCCAGTTGCCCCTCACCCGCGGCACCCGCGAACTGCAGGCGCTCTTGGAGCGCGGATGA
- a CDS encoding EF-hand domain-containing protein, translating to MLQKLFARIDQDGDGAITAEEFTAAMEKRRGPEAEKTAETTSDAASAFSAADEDGDGLVSESEFRTAMEAMRGQGNPPPPPPPAEEEGKGFVNDLFAELDSDGDGAVSLESIVAALSGGDETATAAVSGSEEATATTSGAATETDTALQTALATFDTDGDGKLSAQEFGLLMQRLLSARESESTASAYTAMGASTATGGVAGVALDTEA from the coding sequence ATGCTCCAGAAGCTCTTCGCCCGCATCGACCAGGATGGCGATGGGGCCATCACGGCGGAGGAGTTTACGGCGGCCATGGAAAAACGGCGCGGGCCGGAGGCTGAAAAGACGGCCGAAACCACCAGCGATGCCGCGTCCGCGTTTTCCGCCGCGGATGAAGACGGCGACGGGCTGGTCAGTGAGAGCGAGTTTCGCACGGCCATGGAAGCCATGCGGGGCCAGGGCAATCCTCCGCCGCCCCCGCCGCCCGCCGAGGAAGAGGGGAAGGGATTCGTGAACGACCTGTTTGCCGAACTCGACTCGGATGGCGACGGCGCCGTGAGCCTGGAATCGATCGTTGCCGCGCTGAGCGGCGGAGACGAAACGGCGACTGCAGCGGTATCCGGCAGCGAAGAAGCGACGGCCACGACGAGTGGGGCCGCAACGGAAACGGACACCGCGTTGCAGACCGCCCTGGCCACATTCGACACCGACGGCGATGGCAAGCTGTCCGCGCAGGAGTTTGGGCTGCTGATGCAGCGCCTGCTGTCGGCGCGAGAGTCGGAATCGACCGCATCCGCCTATACTGCCATGGGCGCTTCAACCGCCACCGGCGGCGTGGCGGGGGTGGCGCTGGATACGGAAGCCTGA
- a CDS encoding phospholipase A: MHRFLLRFLPLLLLIAAMVRAGEVRLTYSVVPPATAVGPGGVLQVQVAALNGTTEEALPAWPGAVAGALIIDGRREPVVVRWGAGPTPVAVLAGGFQLRTLEVALPPRWSGSAILEIEAGAAGILRAGIVVTAPSSPASSPAEVSQRPTTSLVRVKPAAARLRRVFADRLAPHEPIYFIYGPDDPTAKFQFSFKYKLLDFRDVGEQRMARTLHFGFTQRSLWDIAGVSSPFYDTSYMPELIYESLAPAPEQRDTWVTWLGFQVALKHESNGRDGPMSRSLNTVYGRSAVAFGDLDSWHLLVAPEVFAYVSSLEDNPDLKDYRGYGRLTLLLGKNDGPSVSVTTWAGKKLNHGSVQVDLTLPIRTQLLNFETYFLIQYFNGYGESLRSYREHSETVRAGFSLVR, encoded by the coding sequence ATGCATCGTTTCCTGCTCCGCTTCCTGCCCCTGCTTCTGCTCATCGCCGCGATGGTGCGGGCGGGTGAGGTGCGATTGACCTACAGCGTCGTGCCACCTGCCACGGCGGTTGGCCCTGGAGGTGTGCTCCAGGTGCAGGTTGCCGCCCTGAATGGCACCACGGAGGAGGCGCTGCCCGCGTGGCCGGGAGCGGTGGCAGGTGCGCTCATCATCGACGGACGACGTGAGCCGGTGGTGGTGCGCTGGGGCGCCGGGCCGACGCCGGTGGCCGTGCTCGCGGGAGGTTTTCAACTACGCACCCTGGAGGTTGCGCTCCCGCCGCGGTGGTCCGGATCGGCCATCCTGGAAATTGAGGCCGGAGCGGCGGGAATCCTCCGTGCCGGCATCGTCGTCACCGCGCCGTCGTCGCCCGCTTCATCTCCCGCCGAGGTGTCCCAGCGCCCGACCACGAGCCTCGTCCGGGTCAAGCCCGCCGCCGCGCGATTGCGGCGGGTGTTCGCCGACCGGCTCGCGCCCCACGAACCGATCTACTTCATCTACGGGCCGGACGACCCGACCGCGAAGTTCCAGTTCAGCTTCAAGTACAAGCTGCTCGATTTCCGCGACGTCGGGGAGCAGCGGATGGCGCGGACCCTGCATTTTGGTTTCACGCAGCGTTCGCTGTGGGACATCGCCGGCGTCTCGAGTCCCTTCTACGACACGAGCTACATGCCGGAACTCATCTACGAGTCGCTCGCGCCCGCGCCGGAGCAGAGGGATACCTGGGTGACCTGGCTGGGATTCCAGGTGGCGCTGAAACACGAGTCGAACGGCCGGGATGGCCCGATGTCGCGGAGCTTGAACACGGTCTATGGACGTTCGGCCGTGGCCTTTGGCGACCTCGATTCGTGGCACCTGCTCGTGGCTCCGGAGGTGTTCGCGTATGTCTCCTCGCTCGAGGACAACCCAGACCTGAAGGATTACCGCGGGTATGGTCGGCTGACGCTCTTGCTGGGGAAGAACGACGGACCCTCGGTCTCGGTCACGACGTGGGCCGGCAAGAAGCTCAACCACGGCAGCGTACAGGTCGACCTGACCCTGCCGATTCGGACGCAGCTCCTGAATTTCGAGACGTATTTTCTGATCCAGTACTTCAACGGCTACGGGGAGAGCCTGCGTTCCTATCGGGAACATTCGGAGACCGTGCGGGCCGGCTTCTCGCTCGTGCGGTGA
- a CDS encoding TolC family protein has product MTVTIGCSVAFAASPDLPATLPRPLTLESALTFAAARNPALLRVSEQIREQEGVVVTATANRLPTLGTSAQYTRQEDSLLTSPLYEDNNWTVAVTARQVIYAGGGVRAQVRAQREQLEAARLAFTAAVNDTLLAVRRQFYDVLLARELIGVQEEALRVLENELANAKHRRTAGTGSDFDVLRAEVAVANARPALIRARNTYRTAQDQLRATLGASGADGEATDLGVEGTLVVPARSVALADALAAARAQRPELLRQERVVKAAEQGITAARSGYLPTVSASAGYQWTKSPLITATESHLEGWQGGLQATWSIFDGRATAGRVTQARSRVNQARIGVEELQLSVDVEVRRAHSALEEASELLRSSEKVVEQARESLRLSQARFQAGTATQLDVLTAQSQLTQARSNLAGAQHDYAVALATLSRAMGATAAASGA; this is encoded by the coding sequence GTGACCGTAACCATTGGCTGCAGTGTGGCCTTCGCGGCTTCCCCCGACCTGCCGGCGACACTGCCACGCCCGCTTACCCTCGAGTCCGCGCTCACGTTCGCTGCCGCCCGCAATCCGGCGCTGCTGCGCGTCAGCGAGCAGATTCGCGAACAGGAAGGCGTCGTGGTCACGGCCACGGCGAACCGGCTGCCGACGCTCGGCACGTCGGCCCAATACACGCGGCAGGAGGACTCCCTGCTCACTTCGCCGCTGTATGAGGACAACAACTGGACCGTGGCCGTGACGGCGCGCCAGGTGATTTACGCCGGCGGCGGCGTGCGCGCCCAGGTGCGGGCGCAGCGCGAACAGCTCGAAGCAGCGCGGCTGGCTTTCACCGCCGCGGTGAACGACACGCTGCTTGCCGTGCGCCGCCAGTTCTACGACGTGCTGCTCGCCCGCGAACTGATCGGCGTGCAGGAGGAGGCGTTGCGCGTGCTCGAGAACGAGCTCGCCAATGCGAAGCACCGCCGGACCGCGGGCACCGGTTCCGATTTCGACGTGTTGCGTGCAGAGGTCGCGGTCGCGAACGCGCGGCCGGCGCTGATCCGCGCCCGCAATACCTATCGGACGGCGCAGGATCAGTTGCGCGCGACGCTCGGGGCGTCCGGCGCGGACGGCGAGGCGACGGATTTGGGCGTCGAGGGCACGCTGGTGGTGCCGGCTCGCTCGGTCGCGCTGGCGGACGCCTTGGCCGCCGCGCGCGCGCAGCGGCCCGAGCTGTTGCGCCAGGAGCGCGTGGTGAAGGCGGCGGAGCAGGGGATCACCGCCGCCCGCAGCGGCTACCTGCCCACCGTGTCGGCCTCGGCCGGCTATCAGTGGACGAAGTCGCCGCTGATCACCGCGACCGAGAGCCATCTCGAGGGCTGGCAGGGCGGGCTGCAGGCGACGTGGTCAATCTTTGACGGTCGGGCCACGGCCGGCCGGGTCACTCAGGCGCGTTCCCGCGTGAACCAGGCGCGGATCGGCGTCGAGGAGCTGCAGCTTTCGGTCGACGTTGAGGTCCGCCGAGCCCATTCCGCGCTGGAGGAGGCGAGTGAGCTGCTTCGGTCATCCGAGAAAGTCGTGGAGCAGGCCCGTGAAAGCCTGCGCCTTTCCCAGGCGCGTTTCCAGGCTGGCACTGCCACGCAGCTGGATGTCCTGACCGCGCAGTCGCAACTGACCCAGGCGCGTTCGAACCTGGCCGGGGCGCAGCACGACTACGCCGTGGCGTTGGCCACCCTGAGTCGCGCCATGGGCGCCACGGCGGCCGCGTCGGGCGCTTGA